The following proteins are co-located in the Pedobacter sp. FW305-3-2-15-E-R2A2 genome:
- a CDS encoding arsenate reductase has protein sequence MIIYGIPNCNTVKKARTWLAENGFNPEFHDFKKSGITAEKLNEWCVAFGWEKVLNKKGTTWKKLTKEQQDAVVDQASAVQVLLQNTSAIKRPVVELDQKAVLIGFEEDSYQSLLK, from the coding sequence ATGATCATATACGGAATACCAAATTGTAATACAGTAAAGAAAGCCAGGACCTGGTTGGCAGAGAATGGATTTAATCCCGAGTTCCACGACTTCAAAAAGAGTGGCATTACCGCTGAAAAGCTGAATGAATGGTGTGTAGCTTTTGGCTGGGAAAAGGTTTTGAATAAAAAAGGAACGACCTGGAAAAAGCTGACTAAGGAACAGCAGGATGCGGTTGTTGATCAGGCATCGGCAGTTCAGGTTTTATTGCAAAATACCAGTGCGATCAAAAGGCCCGTTGTTGAGCTTGATCAGAAAGCGGTACTCATCGGTTTTGAGGAAGACAGTTACCAAAGCCTTTTGAAGTAA